The Girardinichthys multiradiatus isolate DD_20200921_A chromosome 9, DD_fGirMul_XY1, whole genome shotgun sequence genome segment AGTTCTGTCCAGTGGGGGACGCAGTTAAGGCGACGGTGGATGCCGACGCTTCCGTCTTCTCACAGAAGCGTGCAGCGGAAGAAGCTACTCTTCTTGGGCGGCTCTGAAATCTTGACTCCCTGATTGCTGCTCTgagggttgttgccctcctgaAACACAGAAGAGAGTCGGTCGTTGTGggaaaacagcaacaacaaaaaatactctAACTCCCAGTAAAATGTGTAGCACAGTGTTTCTACTCTTACCAGTTTCTTGTCCATTTTTGCTTTAATATCTCTAGCGAGGGTTAGGAACGCCTGCAGACAAAAACATGCAAGTCCATTAGGTCCGTCTCAGATGAATGCTTCAGGAGAGGTGGtagtgtgtgtatttgtgattAGCAaccacagaagaaaaaaaacaaatggtctCTTATCCTTTCCCCCACATGCAACCAGATATACCACATCTGCATAATGCTTAAACAAGTAGTCATTGTGCAGTGACAATACCACACTGTTGCATCAATAATTAGGATTATTTCATCAGTGGGCCCATTTCTTAAATAAATGTAGAAGGCACtttctgcatttatacagactTTGAAGTGTGTAGGACATAAGCTTTTTATGAGACATGGATCAATCTTCAGCATCAAAATAAACAATGGTTTCAAAACCgcgaaaaaaaaaagactgtcaTACCATTTCTATGCTTTAAGTCCTTCAAATGCTGTGCCAGACAATGTCAccatctgattttttttacgACTTTATGAAGCCAAGAGTATTGCAGGGGTGCCCCTCAGCCACATGTTGCTGCAAACTGCAGGTCAGCTGGCTGACAGAGGGCAAATACCCTTTCCCCCactcacaagaaaaaaaaaacgtttggaTGTTCAGAAATATTTCTGGTAACCGAACACACAAATAGCAATAGAGTGAAAATTAAAGAAGTGACACCCATCACTCTTATTAAAAGGTAAAGCTAATTTAAATCTACCGGTGGTAAACTACAAGCAGAGTGTGTGATACTGCAGCTGACTGCAGATCGCCTACTGGAGCAAATAGCCTGACAAGTAAACCAGCTAATATCATCCACTACACCATCTTACCTGTGCAGGGTCGCTGGGGGACTGGGAGTTATATAATGGCAAAAAGGTACAATATTTTACACAATAATAACTTAAAATCTCTCACAAAAATGTCTGTATATTCtatataacaataaataaatgtaataatgtGTTAAATTAGCTAATAAATAGTTAAATGAGTTTAGCAGCAAttgggaaaatgtttatttttatgctttaaagaaaagcaattagatcacgtttttatttactgtaatgccatggtatttttactcaaggttaaaATGAAACAATCTTCTGCAAATCCATGCTTATTTTCTCTAagacaaaaacactgaaaaaaagtataaaatctCTATTAAAAACAGGGGTGCATGAAAGAGTCTCAAAACTAACAattctttctatttttctgcttttagaaacatgaaagaaaaactaTCCAAGCAACCATAAAGTAGAGGTGCATTGTCAAAAGACTACACTTCCCAGTGTAATTTGCATACTACACAacgcagttttttttttattataaactaTACACTATATTGTTCTGCCCAAAAAGTCTGACAGGAAGTAAAATGTGGTCCCCGAAAGACAGCCTGAACATTTAAACGCTTATAAGGAGGCAGCATAATCTCCATCAAGGTAAAATATTGAAAATCCAAAGCTGAAGATAGTCTACAGAAGGCTGCTGCCTAATCTACTGTAAGTGCACTGTTTGTTTGGGGAACTGAATCTGAATAATAGAGTTAATCTACTGTTCTGAATGCTGAATTTTAAACAGGAATCTGCAAACAGCAACCCTGCCAAACTTTATTCTGCAGATGATACAAAGACGTGTCATTTTTTTCAGTAATACCAAATCATTCAGTCGTTTAAACGTCACTGGGTGTCATTGCACCATGCTGTAACATATGGGATATTCTTACAGATAGCCTAGAGtaaaaaaacatgtagaaaGAAAAGGGATGAACTTACATTCTCCACATTGATGTTTGCCTTTGCACTCGTTTCCATGAACTTGATACCGTAATCCAGTGCCAGCTGAACAGGATACAAGAGAAAAAGTCAGAAACTATACAGAGGAAAGACGCCATGAGATCCCAGTTGTCCTTACTTTCTCTCCTCTCTCTTTGGACACCTGTCGCTTGTCATTGACGTCACATTTATTCCCGAGGACCATCCGCTCTACATCTGCGGAGGCATGCTGCAGGAAACAACTTGGTGAGGTAAATAGGTATTTACAGTAGTGAAATATATTGGTACTATGTGGCACATATAATCTCTGCAGAATATTAGCACCAAAAACTGAAATGCTTACATCTTCTATATTCCTTATCCAGTTCTTGATGTTGTCAAAGGACTTCTCGTTGGTAATGTCATACACTAACATGATGCCctggagaaacaaaaagaaccaGTGAAAATTGAACCCATTTCCTACTGATCTGACAGTTAAATCCAATGTCATTTTCTGTGCTTTATGTTTATCCGACTCATCtgtatatttttaacaaaaaacaggcacgCAGCTAAACCTGAACTAAACGAGAGGCGAAAGAAACAGTCACTTAGCACACTTGTCATTTTCAAGGTGTGCAAAGAATCACCAAGAACACCAAAATGAGGCGTGGCTTTTAAAAGGTTTAGGATGAACCTGCTGAATGTCGCACACGTTCATTTTCAATGTATCATCAGTAAAGATGACGATGCAACTCACCATGGCTCCTCTGTAGTAGGCAGTCGTGATGGTCCTGAACCTCTCTTGTCCTGCCGTATCcctaaacacaaaaatattttttttaacacaaaaaaagtttcattttttacCAGTATTAGATTCCACTATTAGGCAAGACGCTTCTCACAATGTTCACATAGTTTGCAGAGATGCTGTTATAAGTAGCCCCTTCTTCAGCTAAAAAACTAAGCTTGTGACCATGATAAGCATTAGGAACTGGCTAAAACCAgtgataaatatttttgcatttgtcCATCTTACCATATCTGTAGTTTGATCTTCTTTCCATCTAATTCTATCGTTCTAATTTTGAAGTCAatgcctgaaaaaaaaaaaaagggaaaacaccaaaatttaagtattttcatcaagtaaaagtaaaactgtGCATGTTGTTTACAAAACAGTCAAATAGTAGATTGGGTTATAAAGTGTGAAGGGGAAGTTATTCAATAAATCAATTTAGATATTTTGGGATCATACTGCACCAAACatcatttaatatatatatatatatatatatatatatatatatatatatatatatatatatatatatatatatatatatatatatataggaaaAGCAACACTGTCACTATTTTAAACATATTAGACAATATTTAACAACTGGTGCATGAAATCTATAATATTCTTAATAAGTAGAAATATTCAATCCATTTACCAGTTCGGAAAAGCAAAATACGTTAATACATATTTACATATGCACtacatattttaactttaagGCTTTTATGGGACATTAAACcattgacctttttttttttgcacaaattaACAATCCATTATGAATTATAGATGAAAACCGGTCTTCATGGCTACATGAAGTACATTCTTAAGTTGCGCCCATGTTTGTTAGtgtaataacaataaatattgctcattaaaaacagaaaaaataagcGAAACTTTTATAACCAATGGATTTATTGCATGATCTTAAAATTAACTACGTGTTTTCTGTTACGTTGTCAATAACAGATCGAAGTACAGGCCAGCTGGTCATAAGGAAAATGACACTGCCAACTAACTTTGTAGCATGTTACCTCTGCTGTCAAACTCTGTCTAGCCTTTAAAATAATCACAGCGGGCCCAACACATACAAAAATCAGAAATACCCATGCTTTAAAGCATCCAAGTCAGGTCAAATATCAGCGAAGGAGCCCTAAAGAGCCCTCGCTCAAGCCGGTTGGCGCATTTCCTGAGTCGCTGAATGCTAGCCATAAAAGTTAGCACCAACTTAGCATGACGGGATGGGCTGCTCCGGTGCCCCTTTTCTGTCAATTGCGGCGTTAATAATACGAGTTCCACTCACCTATAGTTGAGATAAACGTTGAGTTGAAGGCATcttctgaaaatctgaaaagcacgCAGGTCTTCCCGACGCCCGAATCGCCGATTAAAAGTAGTTTAAACAAGTAATCGTAAGTCTTCGCCATGTTATTAGCTAGCTTACTACTGCGGATATCCCGCCCGTTGTACAGACTGAGAGGTCGCTGCTGCTGCGGGGCTTCCCGTTGGACAAATCAACTGTCACTCTGTGCCGTCGTCGTGGCTCCGGAAGACCGCTGCCGTCCGGGTAGGTGTGCTCGTTTTGGAGACTGTTGCCACCCGGAATGACACTTGAGTACATTTGATATGTTTAGGACTGCCCTAACGTGTTCTCTGCAGAATGATGAAGGTGAtgtgaaaaactgttttgtggTGCTGAGACGGAAATGAGATAATTCAACACGATCagtggaagcaaatcgttaccatatttcaaatgaaaaagcattttcagaaatgcttttttcattttaagaatgtggctgcattgtttgactcaaatgaaattagtaatcaataattctatttgcattttaattttcttcttcaagactgctcattctttcacttaa includes the following:
- the LOC124874340 gene encoding ras-related protein Rab-8A, whose amino-acid sequence is MAKTYDYLFKLLLIGDSGVGKTCVLFRFSEDAFNSTFISTIGIDFKIRTIELDGKKIKLQIWDTAGQERFRTITTAYYRGAMGIMLVYDITNEKSFDNIKNWIRNIEDHASADVERMVLGNKCDVNDKRQVSKERGEKLALDYGIKFMETSAKANINVENAFLTLARDIKAKMDKKLEGNNPQSSNQGVKISEPPKKSSFFRCTLL